The Synergistaceae bacterium genome includes a window with the following:
- the gcvH gene encoding glycine cleavage system protein GcvH: MLEFKNDLLYTNNNEWAAKINNFVRVGIDDYSQKSLGDIVHVEICPVNTHLRAGDSFGSIEATKSVSEIISPVSGVIVKVNDSVKDSPAIINRDPFGDGWLIEIQPENISELDNLMSLDEYKNFLRA; the protein is encoded by the coding sequence ATGCTAGAATTCAAGAATGATTTACTTTACACGAATAATAACGAATGGGCAGCGAAAATAAATAATTTTGTCAGAGTCGGAATTGATGACTACTCGCAAAAATCACTCGGCGATATTGTTCACGTTGAAATTTGCCCGGTTAATACGCATTTAAGAGCGGGCGACTCATTCGGCTCAATCGAGGCTACTAAATCAGTGAGTGAAATAATTTCTCCAGTTTCAGGCGTTATTGTGAAAGTTAATGACTCAGTTAAAGACTCTCCGGCAATTATAAATCGTGACCCATTCGGCGACGGCTGGCTGATTGAGATTCAACCTGAAAATATTTCAGAACTTGATAATTTAATGAGCTTAGACGAATATAAAAATTTTTTGCGCGCTTAA
- a CDS encoding Glu/Leu/Phe/Val dehydrogenase has translation MTERRRSDNLLLDTALRDFYAAADDMHLSESLISMLSYSERRLDVSVPVEMEDGSVQVFKGYRIQHSTALGPSKGGIRYALDVSGDECEGLAMIMTWKCSLAGIPYGGGKGGICCDPTKLTRREKERMSRTFGARIAPIIGRWSDIPAPDMYTGGQEMVWIMDTICKMLGHFEPAMLTGKPIDYWGAKGRTEATGRGLAACAFELMRLKGLDPEKLKISVHGFGNVASYAAKFLEEAGATIVAISDTTGTYYNPRGVNISKAFEYVNRDPHQRGRKLEGFESEGCEKLGVNDAILVDCDFLLPCALQGVINQDTADKVKAKYILEGANSPTTPEGEEILKDAGVIVVPDFLANSGGVIGSYFEWAQNLQGYSWTEAEYNERLVNLMKENFNRVWEYAQDKKVTMRRSAYIAAIKRVADIVALRGVYL, from the coding sequence ATGACTGAACGGAGAAGATCCGACAACTTATTACTCGATACGGCTCTACGTGATTTCTATGCGGCGGCCGATGATATGCACTTAAGCGAAAGTTTAATATCAATGTTAAGCTACTCAGAACGCAGACTCGATGTCTCTGTACCCGTCGAAATGGAAGACGGAAGCGTTCAAGTTTTCAAGGGATATAGAATTCAGCACTCTACAGCTTTGGGCCCGTCAAAAGGCGGTATACGTTATGCTCTTGACGTAAGCGGCGACGAATGCGAAGGACTCGCTATGATCATGACTTGGAAATGTTCACTTGCGGGAATTCCCTACGGCGGCGGCAAGGGCGGAATTTGCTGCGATCCCACGAAATTGACTCGCCGAGAAAAAGAAAGAATGTCACGTACTTTCGGAGCAAGAATCGCACCCATTATCGGACGTTGGAGCGATATTCCCGCGCCCGATATGTATACAGGCGGTCAAGAAATGGTCTGGATCATGGACACAATTTGTAAAATGCTCGGACACTTTGAGCCTGCTATGTTGACAGGAAAACCCATCGACTACTGGGGCGCAAAAGGCCGTACTGAGGCAACAGGGCGGGGCTTGGCTGCTTGTGCGTTTGAGTTAATGCGCTTGAAGGGGCTTGATCCTGAAAAATTAAAAATTTCCGTTCACGGTTTCGGAAATGTCGCGAGTTATGCAGCAAAATTCTTAGAAGAAGCAGGCGCTACAATCGTTGCAATAAGCGACACAACAGGAACATATTATAATCCTAGGGGCGTTAATATCTCTAAAGCATTTGAGTACGTAAATAGAGACCCGCATCAACGAGGTCGCAAACTTGAAGGCTTTGAGTCAGAAGGCTGCGAAAAATTAGGCGTTAACGATGCAATATTAGTTGACTGCGATTTTCTTTTACCTTGCGCATTACAGGGCGTTATTAATCAAGACACAGCTGATAAAGTCAAAGCAAAATATATCCTTGAGGGCGCGAATAGTCCTACAACTCCTGAGGGTGAAGAGATTTTGAAGGACGCAGGCGTTATTGTTGTACCTGACTTCTTAGCAAACTCCGGCGGCGTTATAGGTTCTTATTTTGAGTGGGCGCAGAATTTACAGGGCTATTCTTGGACTGAAGCAGAATATAATGAGAGACTCGTTAATTTAATGAAAGAAAATTTTAATAGAGTCTGGGAATATGCTCAGGACAAAAAAGTTACTATGAGACGATCTGCCTACATCGCAGCAATTAAGCGAGTCGCCGATATTGTTGCTTTACGTGGTGTCTATCTATAA
- a CDS encoding 2-hydroxyacyl-CoA dehydratase, producing MLSLPKNFETFNESRKKSFMSLYEAKKSGKKVIGCFCSYTPLEIINAAGAISVGLCGKSEQGIPEAETRLPKTLCPLIKASYGMAISDQCPFFYFSDGILAETTCDGKKKMYELMNLIKPVHVMNLPQGRDQELALESFTLEIKRAANFLEKLFNVNITPEKLHEAIIYRNKLRRAIVDLYEVAKIKPSPVSGYELSTAAESIDFHFTDDDLIAKVKRITQEFKSRVRDNTENRPRVLITGCPNAGVRDKVIKRLEELGADYVCADNCAGPRTQKFLVDENNNDPYKALAERYLKINCSVMSPNNERFNDIKSLVKEYQVDGIIEIVLQGCHTFAVEAYNTMTLAQNDLHLPYLRLDTDFSQTDSGQIETRLGDFIEIMNDSAA from the coding sequence ATGCTTTCACTACCTAAAAATTTTGAGACTTTCAACGAATCACGCAAGAAATCATTTATGAGTCTTTACGAGGCCAAGAAAAGCGGCAAAAAAGTAATCGGCTGCTTTTGTTCGTACACTCCACTAGAAATTATTAACGCTGCCGGGGCTATTTCCGTGGGACTCTGCGGGAAGAGTGAACAGGGAATCCCCGAAGCTGAAACAAGACTCCCTAAAACTTTATGCCCGTTAATCAAAGCTAGTTACGGAATGGCTATCAGCGATCAATGCCCATTTTTTTATTTCTCTGATGGGATATTAGCCGAGACAACTTGCGACGGGAAAAAGAAAATGTATGAGCTCATGAATCTAATTAAGCCCGTTCACGTCATGAATTTGCCGCAGGGTAGGGATCAAGAATTAGCTTTAGAGTCCTTTACTCTTGAGATAAAACGAGCCGCAAATTTTCTTGAGAAATTATTTAATGTGAATATCACTCCGGAAAAATTACACGAGGCTATTATTTATCGCAACAAGTTACGCCGCGCAATAGTAGATTTATACGAGGTCGCAAAAATTAAGCCCTCCCCCGTGTCAGGCTATGAACTCAGCACAGCGGCAGAAAGTATTGACTTTCATTTTACTGATGATGACTTAATCGCAAAAGTTAAGAGAATCACACAAGAATTTAAATCAAGAGTCCGCGATAATACAGAAAACCGGCCAAGAGTCTTAATTACTGGCTGCCCAAATGCCGGAGTCCGCGATAAAGTTATAAAGCGTCTTGAAGAGCTCGGAGCCGATTATGTTTGTGCTGATAACTGCGCTGGGCCTAGAACTCAAAAATTTTTAGTCGACGAGAATAATAATGACCCTTATAAGGCACTTGCTGAACGTTATTTAAAGATTAACTGCTCAGTCATGAGTCCAAATAATGAGAGATTCAACGATATTAAATCGCTCGTGAAAGAATATCAAGTTGACGGCATAATCGAAATAGTTTTACAGGGCTGTCATACTTTCGCCGTTGAAGCATATAACACTATGACTCTTGCGCAAAATGATTTACACTTGCCGTATTTGAGGCTTGATACTGATTTCTCACAGACTGACAGCGGCCAAATCGAGACAAGACTCGGAGATTTTATTGAAATCATGAACGACTCAGCAGCATAA
- a CDS encoding lipoate--protein ligase family protein, producing the protein MYNPAFNLAREEIFCDLCALSKFEGCFFLWQNEPAVILGRFNNIYDEIDINFARGNNIKIVRRNSGGGAVYHDLGNVNYSFILHDRKIYNLKFFADIIINSLVKIGINGTLEFNHNDLLVNNYKFSGMAQFHRNNILLHHGTLLFDSDLRVIHKVLRRSDPAKKVVNLKNFLKRDINIREFMTLLCDIICGQESLKFFSQYDTSSNISRDNLLPDKNLRYSSGISQDIFKREYIKFFAGDNIDLSEINNNINKLMLAKYLDSNWTLKGEYNNARIQE; encoded by the coding sequence ATGTATAATCCAGCGTTTAATTTGGCTCGTGAAGAAATTTTTTGCGATTTATGCGCGTTATCTAAATTTGAAGGCTGCTTCTTTTTATGGCAGAATGAACCGGCAGTAATTCTCGGACGATTTAATAATATTTATGACGAGATTGATATAAATTTTGCGCGCGGGAATAATATAAAAATTGTCAGGCGGAATTCAGGCGGCGGGGCAGTCTATCACGATTTAGGAAATGTAAATTACAGCTTTATCTTGCATGACAGGAAAATATATAATCTGAAATTTTTTGCTGATATTATAATAAACTCTCTCGTGAAAATCGGCATTAACGGCACTCTTGAATTTAATCATAATGATTTGTTAGTGAATAATTATAAATTTTCGGGCATGGCACAATTTCACAGGAATAATATTTTGTTACATCATGGGACTTTATTATTTGACTCGGACTTGAGAGTTATTCATAAAGTTTTGAGGCGTTCAGATCCTGCAAAAAAAGTTGTGAATCTCAAAAATTTTTTAAAGCGTGATATAAACATTCGGGAATTTATGACTCTTTTATGCGATATTATATGCGGTCAAGAGTCATTAAAATTTTTTTCGCAATATGATACAAGCTCGAATATTTCACGTGATAATTTATTGCCTGATAAAAATTTGCGTTATAGCTCCGGAATTTCACAAGATATATTTAAACGGGAATATATAAAATTTTTTGCTGGTGATAATATAGACTTGAGCGAGATAAATAATAATATAAATAAATTAATGCTCGCTAAATATTTAGATTCAAACTGGACACTCAAAGGAGAATATAATAATGCTAGAATTCAAGAATGA
- a CDS encoding acetylornithine/succinylornithine family transaminase, whose protein sequence is MNTRSLDENFIVNAYNRFEVEIASGSNSLIYDEDGREYIDMGSGIGVNLFGAADEEWRNAVIAQLGKIQHTSNLYYNEPCAKLAKMLCERSGMSRVFFSNSGAEANECAIKAARKFAADSKSPEHFNIITLWNSFHGRTITTLAATGQEHYHELYQPLTPGFVYAHAGDIDELEKISRENKLAAIMIECIQGEGGVVPLTHEYAEAIKKFVNDKNILLIIDEVQTGNGRTGKLFAYEHYGFQPDIVTVAKGLGGGLPIGATLFNEKVQNVFNHGDHGSTFGGNPAICAGACNILSRIDDDLLQEVTRKGEILREILSDFNPTGIGLMLGVKPSRPSREAAQECINNGVLCTTAKDKLRLLPPVNIPENLLVKAAKVIAQACK, encoded by the coding sequence ATGAATACTCGTTCACTTGATGAAAATTTTATAGTCAATGCTTATAACCGTTTTGAAGTTGAGATTGCTTCAGGTTCGAACTCATTAATTTATGACGAAGACGGCCGCGAATATATTGACATGGGCAGCGGAATAGGCGTTAATTTATTCGGGGCAGCTGATGAAGAATGGCGGAATGCTGTTATTGCCCAGTTAGGAAAAATTCAGCACACTTCTAATTTATACTATAATGAACCTTGTGCGAAACTTGCAAAAATGCTCTGTGAACGTTCAGGAATGAGCCGAGTATTTTTCTCCAATTCAGGAGCAGAAGCCAACGAGTGCGCAATTAAAGCCGCGAGAAAATTTGCAGCCGACTCAAAGAGTCCCGAACACTTTAATATTATTACCCTATGGAACAGCTTTCACGGTCGGACAATAACGACTCTTGCTGCGACTGGTCAAGAACACTATCACGAATTATATCAGCCTTTAACGCCGGGATTCGTATATGCCCACGCGGGAGATATTGACGAGCTCGAAAAAATTTCACGAGAAAATAAGCTGGCAGCAATCATGATTGAATGCATACAGGGTGAAGGCGGTGTCGTGCCTTTGACTCATGAATACGCCGAGGCAATAAAAAAATTTGTGAACGATAAAAATATTTTGCTTATAATTGACGAGGTTCAAACAGGAAATGGCCGAACTGGTAAATTATTCGCTTATGAGCATTATGGATTCCAGCCTGATATTGTAACAGTTGCAAAGGGACTCGGCGGCGGGCTTCCTATAGGGGCGACATTATTTAATGAGAAAGTTCAAAACGTATTTAATCACGGCGATCACGGCTCGACATTCGGGGGGAATCCGGCAATTTGTGCGGGAGCTTGTAATATTTTATCGCGCATAGACGATGATTTATTGCAGGAAGTAACGCGAAAAGGAGAGATTTTGCGGGAGATTCTATCAGATTTTAACCCGACTGGTATAGGTTTAATGCTGGGAGTCAAACCGTCAAGACCTTCAAGAGAGGCCGCGCAGGAATGCATTAATAACGGGGTATTATGTACTACTGCAAAGGATAAATTAAGATTATTGCCGCCTGTAAATATTCCTGAAAATTTGTTAGTGAAAGCCGCAAAAGTTATCGCACAAGCATGTAAATAA
- a CDS encoding radical SAM protein produces the protein MTNNRIQQINEFKRDIYGEYGFYYYVPMAEAYTIQIPVTISCSYNKCLYCDLNQGKKFRELSLDEIESNIKKLRYIHEQKINSAKRFLLAGGNPFVLSPDKLLKIAGIIKSHFPELEYISAFARADDITRKTQDELKILHDSGFDRLCIGIESGSDEVLNFHNKGVTSAQNLQAMQMLDEANIKYSCYIMLGLGGLDMSESHISGTINLLNQANPFQLTVVTLVLFKGAGLVEKVRSHEFHRMPPFEALKEGRGILSQLNISTIWDATHKTNLFPIKGRIPTHKEKLLARIDSAINEIESGNLKQYELKRWANWSIE, from the coding sequence ATGACAAATAATAGAATTCAGCAGATTAACGAGTTCAAACGCGACATTTACGGCGAATATGGATTTTATTATTATGTCCCTATGGCTGAGGCTTATACGATTCAGATTCCTGTTACTATAAGTTGCAGCTATAATAAATGCCTGTATTGCGATTTGAATCAGGGCAAAAAATTTCGTGAGCTTTCACTTGACGAGATCGAGTCAAATATTAAGAAATTGCGCTATATTCACGAGCAAAAAATTAACTCGGCCAAGAGATTTTTACTTGCCGGCGGGAATCCTTTTGTGTTAAGTCCTGATAAATTGCTAAAAATTGCAGGTATTATTAAATCACATTTTCCGGAGCTTGAATATATTTCAGCTTTTGCCCGTGCTGATGATATTACACGAAAGACTCAGGACGAGCTGAAAATTTTGCATGACTCAGGCTTTGACAGACTATGTATAGGAATCGAGTCCGGCTCTGATGAAGTCTTAAATTTTCACAATAAGGGAGTAACTAGCGCACAAAATCTACAGGCCATGCAAATGCTTGACGAGGCAAATATAAAATATTCGTGTTATATAATGCTGGGACTCGGCGGGCTTGACATGTCAGAGAGTCATATCAGCGGCACTATAAATTTATTAAATCAAGCTAACCCGTTTCAATTAACAGTCGTAACTCTTGTATTATTCAAGGGCGCGGGACTGGTCGAAAAAGTCAGAAGTCATGAATTTCACAGAATGCCGCCTTTTGAAGCTCTCAAAGAAGGCCGGGGAATTTTATCGCAATTAAATATTTCAACGATATGGGACGCGACTCACAAGACGAATTTATTTCCGATTAAGGGCAGAATTCCCACACACAAAGAAAAATTATTAGCTCGCATAGACTCGGCCATAAATGAAATAGAATCCGGAAATCTCAAGCAATATGAGTTAAAACGCTGGGCAAACTGGAGCATTGAATAA
- a CDS encoding radical SAM protein: MNILQINSVSANSILTRSNLPVSDYSANPYIGCEHACKYCYASFMKRFTNHPEEWGEFVDIKTWPALKASKYHGKEIFLSSVTDPYQPLEAKFCRTKKLLEELQGSGAKISIATKSDLILRDLDIIKTFTNPRVSFSINTLNEDFRASMDKAVSIERRLNAMKILHDSGIRTTCFISPIFPGITDVEAIITRAKNICNLVWLENLNLRGNYKPVILNWIHENKPELDSLYHEIYTKKDLTYWHELDERIKFFANNNGLEYVRNDDSFKRKFDEPPIIVNYFYHDELLRNKKK; this comes from the coding sequence GTGAATATATTGCAAATTAATAGTGTCTCGGCAAACAGCATATTAACTCGCTCAAATCTGCCAGTATCTGACTATTCAGCGAATCCATATATAGGCTGTGAACATGCCTGCAAATATTGTTACGCCTCATTCATGAAGAGATTCACGAATCACCCGGAAGAATGGGGCGAATTTGTTGATATAAAGACTTGGCCGGCCTTAAAAGCAAGCAAATATCACGGTAAAGAAATTTTTTTGTCGTCAGTAACTGATCCGTATCAGCCATTAGAAGCAAAATTTTGCCGAACTAAAAAATTATTAGAAGAATTACAGGGCAGCGGCGCAAAAATAAGCATTGCTACAAAGTCAGATTTAATATTGCGAGATTTAGATATAATCAAAACTTTTACGAATCCGCGAGTCTCATTCTCAATTAATACTCTTAATGAAGATTTCAGGGCTTCAATGGATAAGGCCGTAAGCATAGAAAGAAGACTAAACGCAATGAAAATTTTACATGATTCAGGAATCCGCACGACCTGTTTTATTTCGCCGATATTTCCGGGAATTACTGACGTTGAGGCAATTATTACGCGAGCTAAAAATATTTGTAATCTCGTTTGGCTGGAAAATTTGAATTTACGCGGAAATTATAAGCCCGTTATACTGAACTGGATTCACGAGAATAAACCCGAATTAGACTCGCTTTATCATGAAATTTATACAAAGAAAGATTTAACTTACTGGCACGAACTCGACGAGAGAATAAAATTTTTTGCGAATAATAACGGCCTTGAATATGTCAGGAACGATGACTCATTCAAGCGCAAATTTGACGAGCCGCCTATAATCGTTAATTATTTCTATCATGATGAGCTGCTCAGGAACAAGAAAAAATAA
- a CDS encoding diaminopimelate epimerase produces MKFTKMHGCGNDYIYVDCFREKVINPEELAIKISDRHFGVGSDGLILIQPSDKADAFMQLYNADGSAGTMCGNGIRCTAKFIYDHGIISPDKRKTLIDTPAGVKEIALTVENGRVTSASVDMGIAKITSEIPENIIVHDMNLKFVGAYTGTEHAVYFIEDNPELINIFKWPDSKFAVEGDYFEKHSRFPHRVNSEFIEILSRKEINMRVYERGSGETLACGTGAAAAAFAGFKAGKLDSDVLVHLRGGDLNIKICPDHKCIMTGPAVEVFTGEYIAN; encoded by the coding sequence ATGAAATTCACAAAGATGCACGGCTGCGGGAATGATTATATTTATGTAGATTGTTTTCGCGAAAAAGTTATAAATCCTGAAGAACTAGCTATAAAAATTTCTGACAGGCATTTCGGAGTAGGCAGCGACGGACTTATTTTAATTCAACCTTCAGACAAGGCCGATGCTTTTATGCAGCTATATAATGCTGACGGATCAGCCGGGACAATGTGCGGAAATGGAATCAGGTGCACAGCAAAATTTATTTACGATCACGGCATTATTTCACCTGATAAGCGTAAAACTTTAATAGATACTCCGGCGGGCGTGAAAGAAATTGCTTTAACAGTCGAGAACGGCAGAGTCACGAGCGCAAGTGTTGACATGGGAATTGCTAAAATCACAAGCGAAATTCCGGAAAATATTATAGTTCATGACATGAATTTAAAATTTGTCGGAGCTTACACGGGAACAGAACACGCAGTATATTTTATTGAAGACAACCCCGAATTAATTAATATATTCAAGTGGCCTGATTCAAAATTTGCTGTAGAGGGCGATTATTTCGAGAAACATTCAAGATTCCCCCATCGTGTAAATTCTGAATTTATAGAGATTCTTTCACGCAAAGAAATAAACATGAGAGTCTACGAACGAGGCAGCGGGGAGACTCTGGCGTGCGGGACTGGTGCGGCTGCGGCTGCGTTTGCTGGCTTTAAAGCTGGAAAACTTGACTCTGATGTATTAGTTCACTTGAGGGGCGGCGACTTGAATATAAAAATTTGTCCCGATCATAAATGCATAATGACCGGCCCGGCCGTTGAAGTCTTCACAGGTGAATATATTGCAAATTAA
- a CDS encoding PaaI family thioesterase, with product MTEAAKINHDALKTLRDDIECKTGFKIVKIEDGLAVSELDLQEEHFNPYGIPYGGVLFTMADDTSGLAFISAGGNGVTVNGHVDYLRGSRDAQKLICTAKVRKAGRRIHYIDADIVNEKGLDLCRFKFVFLNLDS from the coding sequence ATGACAGAAGCAGCAAAAATTAATCACGACGCATTAAAGACTCTCAGGGACGATATAGAATGCAAGACAGGCTTTAAAATCGTGAAGATAGAAGACGGCCTCGCAGTTAGTGAGCTTGATTTACAAGAAGAACATTTTAACCCGTACGGAATACCATATGGCGGAGTCTTATTCACAATGGCTGATGATACATCGGGATTAGCTTTCATAAGTGCAGGAGGGAACGGCGTAACAGTAAACGGGCATGTTGATTATTTGCGGGGATCTAGGGACGCTCAAAAATTGATATGTACTGCAAAAGTGAGAAAAGCAGGCAGAAGGATTCATTATATAGACGCTGATATAGTGAATGAAAAGGGGCTAGACCTCTGCCGCTTCAAATTTGTATTCTTGAATCTTGACAGTTAA
- a CDS encoding EAL domain-containing protein encodes MDSLTGLLTRGEFHTQAANIINSGKKWAAFVWLNLDNFKMFNSRFGFNHGDNLLREIANALTVIFPSDLIARFNDDNFVILTDWTTAETNIENIQAYIYAIHQNITLRLRAGIYLPSTSSQNEDVRISCDRAKLACDSIRKNHSVSSCMFHEGMSKELALQQYILDNLDYAMRHGYIKTLYQPIVSLSSGQICEVEALARWNSPEHGFISPSDFIPTLEQYREIHKIDIHSLKQVCRDYKNRLDSGLKVLPVSINLSRLDFELCDIYIETEKILESCNVPPEMIRIEITESANEDDTALLNLGIEKFRASGHEIWMDDFGAGYSSLNVLKDYNFDTVKFDMEFLNGFDINKSDKAKYIISSSLSMARLMGMKALAEGVETSEQLEYLTSIGFDMAQGYLFGKPMTLDEIFTLERSSQ; translated from the coding sequence ATGGACTCATTAACGGGACTTCTTACGCGCGGGGAATTTCACACACAGGCAGCAAATATAATCAACTCCGGCAAAAAATGGGCTGCTTTTGTCTGGCTGAATCTTGACAACTTCAAAATGTTTAATAGCAGATTCGGCTTTAATCACGGCGATAATTTACTGCGAGAAATTGCAAACGCCCTCACTGTCATATTTCCGAGTGATTTAATAGCGCGCTTCAATGATGATAATTTTGTGATTTTGACTGATTGGACAACAGCAGAGACTAATATAGAAAATATTCAAGCCTATATTTACGCAATACATCAAAATATAACTTTGAGACTTAGAGCCGGAATTTATCTCCCGTCAACGAGTTCGCAAAATGAAGACGTTAGAATCTCCTGCGACCGCGCAAAACTAGCCTGCGACAGTATACGCAAAAATCATAGTGTCAGCTCCTGCATGTTTCACGAGGGAATGAGCAAAGAATTAGCTTTGCAGCAATATATACTTGATAATTTAGATTATGCTATGAGACATGGATATATTAAGACTCTCTATCAGCCTATTGTGAGTCTCTCAAGCGGGCAAATCTGCGAGGTTGAGGCCTTAGCACGATGGAACAGCCCCGAACACGGTTTTATTTCGCCGTCTGACTTTATACCGACTCTTGAACAGTATAGAGAAATTCACAAAATCGATATTCATTCTTTAAAGCAAGTTTGCAGGGATTATAAAAATAGGCTTGACTCTGGCTTGAAAGTTTTGCCAGTCTCTATAAATTTATCGCGGCTTGACTTTGAACTCTGTGATATATATATCGAGACAGAAAAAATTTTAGAATCGTGTAACGTCCCTCCTGAAATGATCAGAATCGAAATCACAGAGAGCGCAAATGAAGACGACACGGCATTATTGAATCTCGGCATAGAAAAATTTAGAGCTTCAGGCCATGAAATTTGGATGGATGATTTCGGGGCGGGTTATTCGTCATTGAACGTGTTAAAAGATTATAATTTCGACACAGTAAAATTTGATATGGAATTCTTGAACGGCTTTGACATAAATAAATCTGACAAGGCAAAATATATTATCAGTTCGAGTCTCTCAATGGCTCGTTTAATGGGAATGAAGGCACTTGCTGAAGGTGTCGAGACCTCCGAACAGTTAGAATATTTGACATCAATAGGCTTTGACATGGCTCAGGGGTATTTATTCGGGAAGCCTATGACTTTAGACGAAATTTTTACACTTGAAAGGAGTTCGCAATAA
- a CDS encoding DNA-binding protein: MQFRRFGNKFFVRMDRGEEIIKTLQDFCVKERITLAEVKALGSIDDFEVALFDINDKKFHSNKFTFPAEIVNLWGTITTKEGEIYSHIHMSAANKDGQVFGGHLVSAVVFATCEMIIDDISEGNSNNYVVERKFSDEVGINLFEFLD; this comes from the coding sequence ATGCAGTTCAGGCGGTTCGGAAATAAATTTTTTGTGAGAATGGACAGAGGCGAAGAAATTATTAAGACTCTTCAGGATTTCTGCGTTAAAGAAAGAATCACGCTCGCTGAAGTAAAAGCACTCGGCTCAATTGATGATTTTGAGGTCGCACTCTTTGATATTAACGATAAAAAATTTCACTCAAATAAATTTACATTTCCGGCAGAAATTGTGAATCTCTGGGGAACTATTACGACTAAAGAAGGCGAGATTTATTCACATATTCACATGAGCGCGGCAAATAAGGACGGTCAAGTTTTCGGCGGTCATTTAGTTAGTGCTGTTGTGTTTGCTACTTGTGAAATGATTATAGATGATATTTCCGAGGGCAATTCTAATAATTACGTCGTCGAACGCAAATTTAGTGACGAAGTAGGCATAAATTTATTTGAATTTCTTGATTAA